Sequence from the Muntiacus reevesi chromosome 9, mMunRee1.1, whole genome shotgun sequence genome:
gagtttttaaaataattataatttgaaatatttttatcttaatattCAAAAGTCAATATAGAATTGTCTTATTTGTTTTGaaccagtttttttgtttttatttccttgcagGTAACCATGTCTACCCCACCATAATACTCCAAAAAATTGATCAACCTTCCAGGTATTTTGGTATGTGCAAATTAGTAATGGTTTTGATTTTAAGTTTCTAAATTTCTGTTCTCAATAATTCCATTCAAATGATGCTAGAATATAGAATCTATGagatagtctttttttaaaaatttacatcagtctcttttcttttataaaattgctTACGTACTTCACACTAATCGTATGCTTTCCTTGAAAATAACCTTTGACACCAAACTTTCctcatggcatttttcatctcAGTATTTCTCAGTGTATAGATTAAAGGATTGAACACAGGGGTGATGACAGTGTAAAATAGTGCAAGTACCTTGTCCTCAGGGTAAGTAGTAGGAGGTCTAAGGTAACCAAAGATCGAAGGTCCAAAAAATAAGAGGACTACTGTGATATGAGACCCACGGGTGGAGAGGGCTTTGCGTCTTCCCTCAGCTGAGTGATTTCTTAAAGTGAATAGTATGATGACATAAGAAACAAATAGGACAACAAAAGTAACTAAGGCAACCATTCCTGAATTGGCAACCAGGACACCAGTGACGTACGTGTCAGCACAAGCAATTTTAAGCATAGGGAAAATATCACAAAAATAGTGACCAATTTCATTAGAACCACAAAAAGGCAACTGGATTATCATAGATAACTGAGGAAAAGAATGGACAGCCCCACCAGCCCAAGTAGCCAAGACTAGAAGATTGCATTTTGTCCTGTTCATGATGATCATATAGTGGAGAGGTTTACAAAT
This genomic interval carries:
- the LOC136175295 gene encoding olfactory receptor 4P4-like encodes the protein MEHQRNISEFILLGLSHDQNIQTFCSVLFLFCYVILLVGNLLILVSIPGSPLFNQPMYYFLSHLSFIDICYTSSVTPKLIGDLLGGKKTISYDNCMFQIFAMHFFGSIEVFILTAMAFDRYIAICKPLHYMIIMNRTKCNLLVLATWAGGAVHSFPQLSMIIQLPFCGSNEIGHYFCDIFPMLKIACADTYVTGVLVANSGMVALVTFVVLFVSYVIILFTLRNHSAEGRRKALSTRGSHITVVLLFFGPSIFGYLRPPTTYPEDKVLALFYTVITPVFNPLIYTLRNTEMKNAMRKVWCQRLFSRKAYD